The Zygotorulaspora mrakii chromosome 4, complete sequence nucleotide sequence AGAATCTTCCACTAGAAACTCATCTTCTATCTTCGAGAAGTAGAAAGCAAAAAGTACAGACACCTCCTTTTTAGTCAAGCGGCTTTCAGATATCTTGGAAAGAACACCCGATAGGCAGAACAAAGCTTTTCTCCTATTTGAGTTGTCCTCAGAGGTTAAGTTATCTTTAAGTGCAACCACCAACTGAAGAAGTTTGAGCTTGTTTGCAACAATGCCGTCTGCCAATTGCGCCGAAAGCTGTTCAGCTTTATCTTGATTAGCGTCTACATTGgcaatgaaagagatgattGTATCACTCAAGAACCGTGGCACGCCTTGATTAGACATCTTGTACGCCTCCAATTAGTAGGGAGCTGTTTATTCCTTATTCATACAATTTGGCTAAAAAGCtctgattttttcatatacaCACCGATgcttgaaaaacttgacaAATGCTAtaaaacaattttgaaagacagCAGCGCATTTCTTCATGACTGCAAAACGCTTAGTTCTATAATTGAGTTGTATCATGAGATTATGAACTTTAAGCCCCATGTTTCTTGCAGAGCAATTTCATACTATTTAGAATATGTCATTCTTAAAATCGATGGGTAAATAAATAGTCGTGGAATAACTGTTTCTTGAAGGTAATAAAGACATCAAGACATATCAGTTCTCAGTAAATTGAACACTTTTCTCCATTTCTGCATACTATATGTTTTTCTTTATGACCTCGGTGGCAGATCTGGCCAAAGATGAccttgatatttcaagttTAGCGAGAGGGCCATACCATCTGGACGCATGCTTTGCTTAGACAGTGTAAGCAACAAATCAGATAGCTATTTTCCAGCTCTATGATTACATGTAACCTCGTCAAATTGTCTCAAATTCTAAATGATTGTGGTGCCAAAACTGCAAAAAGGGGCCCTTTCGGCAAGATTGTCACAAACAAGTATGATCAAATCAAATTTGGCGGTGGTTTCACGAATAGAGTtaatattttattttgcCGTAATGTGATGAATGTTGGGATAACACCGATTGCTTAACagttaaaaaatttggctcTTATCATTCATAcgaaaaaatatttaatgtttcttttcaattctttgagTTTTAACAAAAAGCAGAACtaaagaataaaaaacaaaaatcCAACACTGACAATTTAAAGATTTATCGTTAAACCAAAAGTACACTCAGAAACCTCAGAGGTGCTGAAATGTTGTGTTTTCTTCTATTATATGTCTAATAATTTAGGAATTACCGACATCTCGTATATCCGGGTAACATGCAGCTTCCTCATCATTGGTTGATTTCGATATGAAGCTAAAGGCAGAAAGAGTGCATTGTGAACCAGTGAGGGATACTTCAAAATACAAAGTGAAACACTCAGCTGTCTGGTTAGTCGTTAGATTTCTTTCTACGAAAAGCAAAGTCGAATAGCCTGGCTAAAAAATTAAATCAGAACTCCACTAAAAAATCAGAATCAAGTCAGTTTTTCAAGGCCATCACAACACTCAGTTTTAGTGCAAAAAGACAAGGACGATCTGGTCcagcaaaagaagaaatggacAGCAAACCCGAATCCAGCTCTCCAGGAGTTGGCACAACTTCATTTAAGTTTCCCAGCTCTCTTCAAACAGACGGCGCGGCGATTTTGCTAGAAGCACAACCAGATATCCAAACAGTCGATCCCCAACATATTTTACAGCAAGTGGGTTTCAAGcccaatttgaaaaagcaagTTGACGAGATAGCACCAATTATCGATATTCCACCCCCATTAGAGAACAACGAGGATATAACCAGACTTTCACTGATCAGGAGCCCCGAGCATGCTTTAGATCACCACTTATCAGAAGACGATATTATTCCAAAAGTTTCCGCTTCGCCGAACCATGTCGCAGTCGTTGTTAATTCAGAAGGTGCTAATCACTCTGTAACTGAGGAATACGTTAACAGCCTGAGGCAGAGATTGGCAACTGATTGGAAAAGTCCTTCGGAGTATGCGTTGCACATTTTGTTTACAAAATTTGTTCGCCATGCCGAAAGTAAGCTTAACGCTTGCCTACAGTATCCAATTGTGTCCGAACCACCGATTGTCGACATATTAGGTGATGGAGTGGATGTTATGTTTGACAAAATAATCGAGTCTCTAGGCCATATAGCAAGAAAGAAGCCCAAGCCAGTTATTGACGCAATGATGTTTTGGAGGAAAACAAAGTCTGAAATAGCGAGCCTGGCCGCAGAATCTGTAGACAAACTGATCAACGGCTATGAAAATGAGCAAGCAAAAGGTATTCCTGCCAAATCTCAACCCTTATCGTACAATAATATCTCCAGAACTCATAGTAAGACGTTGAGCAATGGCAGCAAAATTTCTCACAAGAGAAATAGCTCATCAAAATCGTCTGTGGGGAGTAAGAACGTATTAGAGAGTAGCAGAATAAGGGACTTGGAACTGCAAATTGAATCTGCCAAGCAGGCTGCTTTTCAAGCAGACCGAAAGTCCCTTATAAGCATTTTCCTCCTATGTCGGGTTTTAATCGAGATTGTTAAACAAGCACCAGATGATAGTGATATAGACTTAAGTGATAAGCTTGAGGAAATAGTATTTACACAACTTAAGACAACCGATCCAATGTCAATCTCATCTAGCATAATTAAGTCCTCAAACTGGAATTCTTTCGCAGAGCTGTTGGGTTGGATGtccgaaaaaaaatttctatCTGTCAGTGACAGATTCATATCAGATTTAGAGAAGTTGCCGAGATTGATCCCTACTTCCCTAGAACCTGGTGTACATCTACTTATACTAGGTATGAGATATTTGCGATTGAAAAACTATCCTTTGGACAAATTCGAAGAAAGTGCCGATTTCATGAAAAGTATATCGAAGTTTTTCTTGCATGCTGAAAACCCATCGGTGAAGTTAGCTTACGCAGAGGTTATCAGCCAGCTTCTTTTGCCTTTGGCAGGTTCTTTGACAGCAGAAGTTAATCATCCAACCTGGGTAGAGGCTATGACAACGCTGCTAGATGCGGCAATCAATTTGCAATCCGAGTCAAAATACTGGGCAAGCGGATTCAGGTTAACTGTGTCGGTACTCTGTACCTCACCTGCAGACTTATTTTCACAGCATTGGATTCCTTTAGTTGAAAAaagctcaaaaaaaataagaaataaGGATCTATCAGCCCGAGTACTCTTTGTAGTCGGTTTATCGAGACTTGTGTGGGTGTATTTGTATAGATGTCCTGAGACTCTTAATAACACTACTAGGACACTTACAAAAATCATGGCTTTGTATctcaattcaaaaagaaaagaatcatGGATCACAGCCGATTTAGAGCTCATAAATCCACTCTCAGATGTATTAGTCACAGTAGGGTACGCTTATCCAAGCTTTTTAATGGAAAATACGTTAAGTCCTCTTATCCGAAGATCCTTTAATGGAACAACCCTAGATGGTATTAGTTACGAAAAGCTTATTTTAGCCATAAGTACTTATCGAGGTTTACTTATGACAAACAAAAAACCAGAATTCCCAGAAAGCGACAGTAGATATTACGAACTAGGTTTGAATGATGTTTCTGTCCGGCACAGTGAATCACTAAGCGCCATTCGTGAGGAGATATGTGGAAGTTTTTATCAGCTGTTCCTTCTGTTGGACTCAAATATTGGCTCTGAGGTTTGGTCGCCAGAAAACCGTCATAACAAGCAGCCGACCACCCCATTCGAAAAGATTGCCTTTAGTTTCTCTAATGAAAGCAACATTAATGTGAACAGAAATCTCAATATCGCGCTCTTTGCAACTTTGATAGAAACTATTCCCAGTTGTTTATGTGTCTCTTCACAAATTCCCTTCAAGTCAACTATAGAGATTATTTCAAGGAACGCAGTTCATGCAGACTTGCTTATTGCAGCAAGTTGCCAAAATGCTCTCAAAGCTCTGGCCTCCAAGAAAAATCCTTACACTTTAATCACCTGGTTTGCCaagtattcttttgattttgacgAGAAAACGCAGTCAAGCTACAATATGTCATATTTATCCTCTATTGAATATAGAAGATTACTAGTTCTCTATGTTGAACTGCTAGAATGTTGGCTTGAAGAGTTTCAATCAAGCAAgttggaagaaaagaagcGAGAGACTGGACTAGATGGTATTCAACTTATATCTGTTGAGAAAGACTTAGACGAGTCCAGTGAGACGAAGATGCTAGAGTGGAAGAACACAGTAACTGTTATAGAGGAAGTTGAAGGAAATGGCTTATTCTTCTTGTGTTCCCAAGATCCTGCAACGCGGAAATTGGGGATTCAAATACTTCGAATAATTTCCAAATTCGATGAAGCAATGATGGAAAAAACGATTAAAGGGACGCAAGGACATTCGCGCTCTTCATCACATTTTGCTGCTGATAGAGGTACTCGACTAGTTGACTTGCTGAATGAGTGTGACTATCAGACGTTACTTGACCACAAGTCAATGGCAGCGCTTAGTGATGCTGAAAGAGATAGAATTGCCAAATTCAACTtaaaatacaaaaaaggTGTGTTGATCAAGTTGGCAGAATCCGAGTATGGCGTTGACGCTGCTCTTTGGCAAAGAGTCTTTCCGAAAATTCTATCTATAATATTTGAATCTTGTCCTGTAACGATGGCTCTTTGTAGATCAATCGTATGCATCAGACTCGTACAAGTACATGAAATAATTTTGCAAATCGCTAATAATGTGGACTATCGAATGAAGGATGTATCTCCAGAAACAATTGTCGGACAATGGAAGCTTTTCTTAATAGTGGCTTGCACTTCCTTGACATCCACAGGCAATCAGAAACTTCATATTCCAACAAGCAATATTCAACATGGTAGAAAAAAGAGCCAACAAATATTTACTGTGCAACAtcagaaaataaaatcagCAACATCGATATTCAAAATGGTATTGCCTCTTTTAAATGCAAAATCGAGTATAATCAAAGATGCCATCATCGTTGGCCTAAGCTCCATGAACGTTAATATTTATCGAGCTTACCTCGAGAATATCgagaaatttttaacaaGCTGGAAGATCGAAAGCTCCAACAACCAGATTAGGCTAGAGATGTTTCACATTCTTGCTATCCTGGCATGGCTTCTGCGCGAACCCATTATCTCGGATGACATCTGGACACTGAGTAAGCTGTCCGAATTCATAAGGCATGCAAAGAcctttttggaagaagatgttGTACAGTGTTCATTCGAGTATCAACCTTTGAGGAGCCATTTCGCGGGCCTTCTAAAAGTTTTCTACGCAGTAATAAGAGAAAGACCTAACTTGGATTAtttatttccttttcaagCCCGAGCTTCCTGtttcaattatttgaaagagtgGTGTGGATATGGTGAATATGCATACATTGCTGAGGAAAGATATGCATCCATGATTCGAAAAACTCCAAACCAGAGAGATCGAACAGCAGTAGCGGCTGGTGTTGAATTCCAAAAGGGTAGACTTCAAACGATAGCTCTTGAAACCATGGTTGTCTTATGTTCAGATTCTTTCACCAAAACACTGGATAATGTACCGGACTTACCAGTTATCATCTCATTTGACACTGCTGGACTTTTGTCCTGGATTGAAGCATTATTTTTGTCAGAGGACGAGAGCATTCGGAAGTTAGGAGTGCTTGCATTGACAAACGCATTGAGCAACAACAGAGAAAATGCCCAGTTTTTCAGGGACGTTACTGTACAATGCATTTCGCATCACAGCAATCCGGGCATTTCCAATTTGTATTACACAACCCTATGCAAGAGCTTAttagaaatgaaagatttcattCTAGAAGAGGAGGAGCTTGTGTCTCTTGGTCTTTGCGGCATAATAGCCTTTCAGGAAGAGACAAGATCGTATGCTGCAGATTTATTATCTGCGGTGGAAACAAAGCTGCGTAGCACATCCTATACCAAGGTTTTTAAGGAGAGACTGGGAAGCTCTTCAAGGACTGTCTATATTGCCACCGCGAAGGAAATAACAAGTATTTTTGCAGATCTTTTATCTCAGGAtttgagtttgaaaatattcTCAAATATTGTAAGAGTACTGATTTTGTTCCCGCCTGatctcaaaaaatattaccTAATTCTGTTGGTACCATGGGTGAATAAGTTCTCCCTAAAAACAGTAGATGATATAGACACTTTCATGGTTTTGAACAATCTTTTTTACATCACAATTGAACTGAATCATAAACTACCTATGGAAGTCGAGCAGCTTTGGGTATCGTTGGGAAAAGGTAATTcctttcaaaatatttatgtCTCCCTTGAATATATCATGGCCATGTCGATAAATCACCGCAATCCGCGGTTTGTTCAAATTGCGAGGGATGTTGTTCTGTATCTAGCGAATGTCCCTGGTAGTATCGGTCTCGTAGATGCTCTTACAAAAAATCTAGATCCAAAATCAATTATACCGATTGCGAAAACAGCTATTAATGAGCCAAAAGAAAGCGATAAGTACTCCTTTATTGCCAATATATGGGAACAGCTAAATTACAAAGGGAAAACAGTGACTTTCTCAAGAACCCATTTGTcgatcatttttcttgttaATCTATCAACAAATCCATCTGAGTTTTTGAGAGATCATATACCCTCTTTGGTGCATATAACGATCTGTCTATTGGATCATTATATGCCACTAATTAGAGGAAGTGCATGTAAAATATTGTGCGATATCATATGTGGCATGCATGCCACGcatgaaaaatctgaagtTACCGTTGCGCTTTTAAAAGA carries:
- the TAO3 gene encoding Tao3p (similar to Saccharomyces cerevisiae TAO3 (YIL129C); ancestral locus Anc_2.232) → MDSKPESSSPGVGTTSFKFPSSLQTDGAAILLEAQPDIQTVDPQHILQQVGFKPNLKKQVDEIAPIIDIPPPLENNEDITRLSLIRSPEHALDHHLSEDDIIPKVSASPNHVAVVVNSEGANHSVTEEYVNSLRQRLATDWKSPSEYALHILFTKFVRHAESKLNACLQYPIVSEPPIVDILGDGVDVMFDKIIESLGHIARKKPKPVIDAMMFWRKTKSEIASLAAESVDKLINGYENEQAKGIPAKSQPLSYNNISRTHSKTLSNGSKISHKRNSSSKSSVGSKNVLESSRIRDLELQIESAKQAAFQADRKSLISIFLLCRVLIEIVKQAPDDSDIDLSDKLEEIVFTQLKTTDPMSISSSIIKSSNWNSFAELLGWMSEKKFLSVSDRFISDLEKLPRLIPTSLEPGVHLLILGMRYLRLKNYPLDKFEESADFMKSISKFFLHAENPSVKLAYAEVISQLLLPLAGSLTAEVNHPTWVEAMTTLLDAAINLQSESKYWASGFRLTVSVLCTSPADLFSQHWIPLVEKSSKKIRNKDLSARVLFVVGLSRLVWVYLYRCPETLNNTTRTLTKIMALYLNSKRKESWITADLELINPLSDVLVTVGYAYPSFLMENTLSPLIRRSFNGTTLDGISYEKLILAISTYRGLLMTNKKPEFPESDSRYYELGLNDVSVRHSESLSAIREEICGSFYQLFLLLDSNIGSEVWSPENRHNKQPTTPFEKIAFSFSNESNINVNRNLNIALFATLIETIPSCLCVSSQIPFKSTIEIISRNAVHADLLIAASCQNALKALASKKNPYTLITWFAKYSFDFDEKTQSSYNMSYLSSIEYRRLLVLYVELLECWLEEFQSSKLEEKKRETGLDGIQLISVEKDLDESSETKMLEWKNTVTVIEEVEGNGLFFLCSQDPATRKLGIQILRIISKFDEAMMEKTIKGTQGHSRSSSHFAADRGTRLVDLLNECDYQTLLDHKSMAALSDAERDRIAKFNLKYKKGVLIKLAESEYGVDAALWQRVFPKILSIIFESCPVTMALCRSIVCIRLVQVHEIILQIANNVDYRMKDVSPETIVGQWKLFLIVACTSLTSTGNQKLHIPTSNIQHGRKKSQQIFTVQHQKIKSATSIFKMVLPLLNAKSSIIKDAIIVGLSSMNVNIYRAYLENIEKFLTSWKIESSNNQIRLEMFHILAILAWLLREPIISDDIWTLSKLSEFIRHAKTFLEEDVVQCSFEYQPLRSHFAGLLKVFYAVIRERPNLDYLFPFQARASCFNYLKEWCGYGEYAYIAEERYASMIRKTPNQRDRTAVAAGVEFQKGRLQTIALETMVVLCSDSFTKTLDNVPDLPVIISFDTAGLLSWIEALFLSEDESIRKLGVLALTNALSNNRENAQFFRDVTVQCISHHSNPGISNLYYTTLCKSLLEMKDFILEEEELVSLGLCGIIAFQEETRSYAADLLSAVETKLRSTSYTKVFKERLGSSSRTVYIATAKEITSIFADLLSQDLSLKIFSNIVRVLILFPPDLKKYYLILLVPWVNKFSLKTVDDIDTFMVLNNLFYITIELNHKLPMEVEQLWVSLGKGNSFQNIYVSLEYIMAMSINHRNPRFVQIARDVVLYLANVPGSIGLVDALTKNLDPKSIIPIAKTAINEPKESDKYSFIANIWEQLNYKGKTVTFSRTHLSIIFLVNLSTNPSEFLRDHIPSLVHITICLLDHYMPLIRGSACKILCDIICGMHATHEKSEVTVALLKDKHRLWSYDTLVKDKNGARSPKEMDALIRNIVTIFSEQEGFHINWQRTSLKWATTCSVRHVACRSFQVFRSLLTFLDQEMLRDMLHRLSNTVSDTNHDIHGFAMQILMTLNAITAELNAADLINFPQLFWSITACLSSVHEQEFIEVLSCFTKFISKIDLDSPDTVQCLVATFPSNWEGRFDGLQQIVMTGLRSSNSVDITWKFLDKLNLLRDSRIIANSDSRLLFALITNLPRFLHAMAQKDFASIQTAVDSLISLSDAYNQPSLSRLIDSLSKNKFRSKRDFMSQVVSFISRNYFPTHSAQTLVFLLGLLLNKLGWIKEETMAILKYILPLVDLKSPEFTGVGADIISPLLRLLLTDYEAKALEVLDFVPTVSGSKLDKDILRICMGNKDVKNSTGNSTTLFGIPDESGWSIPMSAMIAATTRHNVHAVFMTCVVNTAGDEYTEDPPVMEDIVEFHADTDYGLERTETNDSLSLAEEKDASLSHMWAELDNLDSFFTKSTAGASNVPAAGLGILRDRTNSVETTRTEQTFTLDSAPQLYDKKVSELLNGTLTKFPSNVSFKTYLADSFAVDPSNDDLSKEVGPKVAYHSPLLYNKETTPRSRNSNILKSPGSAVLGAVSSNRLKSTESPQDSLFRFEGFLRSSQRGGSRRKWQYQQQHQQLLSQTIHEQTAPAQYDVESSSSPVRASSASPVLALGTQNNFILNNEANKPFKSVAKQASVKQAGNKQNNKQINGKQGRYQKHYHLPHFSGNKTQTWTTNVHNENE